One stretch of Phocoena phocoena chromosome 10, mPhoPho1.1, whole genome shotgun sequence DNA includes these proteins:
- the CRIPTO gene encoding protein Cripto, with amino-acid sequence MDQRKMERFSYSMILILAFSRAFELGLVTGLGHCELARPSQGDLAFRDDGLQSREEPAIRHRPSQFVPSMGIQNSKELNRTCCLNGGTCMLGSFCACPPSFYGRNCEHDMRKENCGSVPHDTWLPRKCSMCKCWHGQFRCFPQPFLPGCDGHVMDEHLTASGTPELALSACAFMLPGICLAIQSYY; translated from the exons ATGGACCAAAGAAAGATGGAGCGCTTTTCTTACAG TATGATTTTGATCCTGGCCTTTTCCAGAGCATTTGAACTGGGATTAGTCACTG GATTGGGCCACTGTGAACTTGCCCGTCCATCACAGGGAGACCTGGCCTTCAGAGACGACGGCCTTCAGTCCCGGGAGGAGCCTGCAATTCGTCATCGGCCTTCCCAGTTTGTACCATCCATGGGAATCCAGAACA GTAAGGAGCTAAACAGAACCTGCTGTCTGAATGGGGGAACCTGCATGCTGGGGTCCTTTTGTGCCTGCCCCCCCTCTTTCTATGGACGGAACTGTGAGCATGACATGCGCAAAGA GAACTGTGGATCTGTGCCCCATGACACCTGGCTGCCCAGAAAGTGTTCCATGTGTAAATGCTGGCACGGCCAGTTCCGCTGCTTTCCTCAGCCGTTCCTACCCGGTTGTG ATGGCCATGTGATGGATGAGCACCTCACAGCTTCCGGGACTCCAGAATTAGCGCTGTCTGCATGTGCTTTTATGCTACCTGGCATCTGCCTTGCTATACAAAGTTATTATTAA